A single region of the Lacerta agilis isolate rLacAgi1 chromosome 9, rLacAgi1.pri, whole genome shotgun sequence genome encodes:
- the LOC117053223 gene encoding protocadherin-16-like has translation MELRPLAPGGRRGCRRRAREWLIPLWLCVCAAGSCKGQVYKLSLAVDEGLPADTLVGDISAGLPPGEGHPGGFFLSEGSGESAVLADFHVHTDTGIIRTARLLDRERRARYSFVAATLRGEMVQVEITVSDVNDHAPRFPRDWVRLNISELSPPGSSFRLPAARDPDADSFGTQGYSLLPEDQDQDREKGPLFQLRYGTPPDTLDLVLLRRLDRERAETHRLLVEAWDGGSPRRSGRLRVEIQVMDENDNAPAFGQSEYRARVREDAPVGSSVCRVWATDPDLGANGEVRYSLARRQGDPSAASFFEVDERSGLLRLLRPLDREARTLHRLAVEARDGGAQPELATALVAVEVLDVNDNAPTIHLLYLTDSGASVSEGAQPGDYVARVSVSDPDERDQAGGQGGRSPPGGVALSLQGGSGAFSLRPSGGDGGVYFLCVEGPLDRERRDAYELRLVAVDSGAPPLSSQRALLLRVADLNDQAPAFAQPRYRAAVSEAASPGTVVLRLSASDADEPGSRNAQVRYALGPEQAHGALFQLDSLSGALSVRAGLDHERQAALELLVLARDLGEPPLSASCVVSVAVEDANDNEPVFEHQVYNASLAEHAPAGHCLLQQRSTADWHLCCGPVPLRYLATLLDEWLQTVMQQFQLDSNEEEKRVTSQRDDLVWHDDSLFDTV, from the exons ATGGAGCTCCGGCCACTTGCCCCCGGGGGCAGAAGGGGGTGCCGGAGGAGGGCACGGGAGTGGCTGATCCCCCTCTGGCTCTGCGTGTGCGCTGCGGGGAGCTGCAAGGGGCAGGTGTATAAGCTCAGCCTGGCGGTGGACGAAGGGCTGCCCGCGGACACGCTGGTGGGGGACATCAGCGCAGGGCTGCCCCCCGGCGAAGGACACCCCGGCGGCTTCTTCCTCTCGGAAGGCAGCGGCGAGTCGGCCGTGTTGGCGGATTTCCACGTGCACACGGACACGGGCATCATCCGAACGGCGCGGCTGCTGGACCGAGAGCGCCGGGCGCGCTACAGCTTCGTGGCGGCCACGCTAAGAGGGGAGATGGTGCAGGTGGAGATCACGGTTAGCGACGTGAACGACCACGCGCCGCGGTTCCCGCGGGACTGGGTGCGCCTCAACATCTCCGAGCTGAGCCCGCCCGGCAGCTCTTTCCGCTTGCCCGCTGCGCGTGATCCCGACGCCGACAGCTTCGGCACGCAGGGCTACTCGCTGCTGCCGGAGGATCAGGACCAGGATCGGGAGAAAGGTCCGCTTTTCCAGCTGCGCTACGGGACCCCGCCGGATACCCTGGATCTGGTGCTGCTGCGACGCCTGGACCGGGAGCGGGCGGAGACGCACCGCCTGCTGGTCGAGGCTTGGGACGGCGGAAGCCCCCGTCGGAGCGGCCGCCTGCGCGTGGAGATCCAGGTGATGGACGAGAACGACAACGCGCCCGCCTTCGGGCAGAGCGAGTACCGCGCGCGCGTGAGGGAGGACGCGCCCGTGGGCAGCTCAGTGTGCCGCGTCTGGGCCACCGACCCGGACCTGGGCGCCAACGGCGAGGTGCGCTACAGCCTGGCCCGCCGCCAGGGCGACCCTTCGGCCGCCTCCTTCTTCGAGGTGGACGAGCGCAGCGGGCTGCTTCGCCTGCTGCGGCCTCTGGACCGCGAGGCCCGCACCCTCCACCGCCTGGCCGTGGAAGCCCGCGACGGCGGCGCCCAGCCGGAGTTGGCCACAGCCCTGGTGGCCGTCGAGGTGCTCGACGTGAACGATAATGCGCCCACGATCCACCTGCTCTACCTCACCGACAGCGGCGCCAGCGTGTCCGAGGGGGCGCAACCGGGAGACTACGTGGCCCGCGTGTCCGTCTCGGACCCGGACGAGCGGGACCAAGCCGGCGGGCAGGGCGGGCGGTCGCCTCCGGGCGGCGTGGCGCTGAGCCTGCAGGGTGGCAGCGGCGCCTTCTCGCTGCGGCCTTCTGGCGGCGACGGCGGCGTCTACTTCCTGTGCGTCGAGGGGCCCCTGGACCGCGAGAGGCGCGACGCCTACGAGCTCCGCCTGGTGGCCGTCGACTCGGGCGCGCCGCCCCTCTCCTCGCAGCGGGCGCTGCTCCTCCGCGTGGCCGACCTCAACGACCAGGCGCCCGCCTTCGCGCAGCCGCGCTACCGAGCCGCCGTTTCCGAGGCCGCCTCGCCGGGCACCGTCGTGCTGCGCCTCAGCGCCTCTGACGCCGACGAGCCGGGTTCGCGCAACGCCCAGGTGCGCTACGCGCTGGGCCCCGAGCAGGCGCACGGCGCGCTCTTCCAGCTCGACTCGCTCAGCGGCGCCCTCAGCGTCCGGGCGGGCCTGGACCACGAGCGGCAAGCGGCGCTGGAGCTGCTGGTGCTGGCCAGGGACTTGGGCGAGCCGCCGCTGTCCGCCTCGTGCGTCGTGAGCGTCGCCGTGGAGGATGCCAACGACAACGAGCCCGTCTTCGAGCACCAGGTCTACAACGCCAGCCTGGCCGAGCACGCCCCGGCCGGCCATTGTCTCCTGCAG CAGAGAAGCACAGCTGACTGGCATTTGTGTTGTGGGCCTGTGCCCCTGAGGTACCTAGCAACACTCCTGGATGAATGGTTGCAGACAGTGATGCAACAGTTTCAGCTGGATTCAAACGAAGAGGAGAAAAGGGTGACGTCTCAAAGGGATGATTTGGTTTGGCATGATGACAGCCTCTTTGACACTGTATGA